TGCTCTATTTCCATGTTTCGCAACTTTAATCCCTCCTGCTGCTAATACGATTGCTGAAGTAGTAGATATATTAAAACTTCCTGAATTATCTCCGCCTGTTCCTACAATATCTAAAACTTCCATATCATGTTTTATTTCTAAAGCATTATCTCTAACTGCTAAAGCTGCTCCTAATATCTCCTCTATAGTCTCAGACTTTGTATTTTTAGTTGAAAGGGCTGTTAAAAATGCAGCATTTTGAACCATAGTACTTTTTCCACTAATAATTTGACTGATAACTTCATAGGTTTCTTGATAACTGATATCTTGCTTGTTAACTAATTTAATTATTACGTCTTTTATCATGCTATCTCCTTTTTTCTTGCTATTTCTAAGAAGTTTTTAATTATTTTTGCCCCTTCATCTGTCATTACTGACTCTGGATGAAATTGTAATCCATAGATATCTAGTTTCTTATGCTTTACTGCCATTATTTCACCATCTTCTGCTCTTGCTATAATACTTATCTCATTAGATAAATTTATATCTGAAGCAGCCAGAGAATGATATCTTGCTACTAATATATTTTCTTTGCAATCATTAAAAAGTGTATTTTCTTTGTCAAGAATGATTTCTGATTGCCTTCCATGCATTAGTTGTTTTGCATAAACAATTTCTAAACCATAAGCACTACATATTGCCTGATGTCCTAAGCATATGCCAAGTAAAGGATATTTGTGTCCAAGCTTTTTAATCACTTCCATGCATACCCCCGCGTCTTCAGGTCTTCCTGGCCCAGGTGATAAAATAATTGCTTCTGGTGAAAGTAGATCTATTTCATCTACAGTCAATTCATCGTT
This is a stretch of genomic DNA from Acetoanaerobium sticklandii. It encodes these proteins:
- a CDS encoding anthranilate synthase component II; translation: MILLIDNYDSFSFNLYQIFGSIEPNIRVIRNDELTVDEIDLLSPEAIILSPGPGRPEDAGVCMEVIKKLGHKYPLLGICLGHQAICSAYGLEIVYAKQLMHGRQSEIILDKENTLFNDCKENILVARYHSLAASDINLSNEISIIARAEDGEIMAVKHKKLDIYGLQFHPESVMTDEGAKIIKNFLEIARKKEIA